One region of Termitidicoccus mucosus genomic DNA includes:
- a CDS encoding lysophospholipid acyltransferase family protein, with translation MSFPRAAIITFVRLLTGVRARWLGVNPADVAQCVYFANHTSHLDAVALWAALPDGLRGRTRPVAARDYWMSGLVRPWLARHVLDAVLVERKNISTKNNPLAPMLDALDAGSSLIIFPEGTRNAGGGAEPGGFKSGIYHLARHRPKTGFIPVWIDNVNRALPKGEFLPVPMLGGLTMGAPLTLREDEDREAFLLRARDALLALRK, from the coding sequence ATGAGCTTCCCGCGCGCCGCCATCATCACCTTCGTCCGGCTGCTCACGGGTGTGCGCGCCCGCTGGCTTGGCGTGAATCCGGCGGACGTCGCGCAGTGCGTCTATTTTGCAAACCACACGAGCCACCTTGATGCGGTTGCGCTTTGGGCGGCGCTGCCGGACGGGTTGCGCGGCCGGACGCGGCCCGTCGCCGCGCGGGATTATTGGATGTCCGGCCTCGTGCGTCCGTGGCTCGCCCGGCATGTGCTTGATGCGGTGCTTGTTGAGCGCAAGAACATTTCCACGAAAAACAATCCGCTCGCGCCGATGCTCGACGCCCTCGACGCGGGCAGCTCGCTCATCATTTTCCCCGAAGGGACGCGCAACGCCGGCGGAGGCGCGGAACCCGGCGGATTCAAAAGCGGCATCTATCATCTCGCGCGCCATCGTCCGAAAACCGGATTCATCCCTGTGTGGATTGACAATGTGAACCGCGCGCTGCCCAAGGGTGAATTTCTCCCCGTCCCCATGCTTGGCGGCCTGACGATGGGCGCGCCGCTCACGCTTCGAGAGGATGAGGACAGGGAGGCGTTCCTCCTCCGCGCCCGCGATGCGCTGCTGGCCTTGCGAAAATAA
- the rpmH gene encoding 50S ribosomal protein L34, which translates to MKPTFRPHRKKRVRKIGFRARSATKGGRKVLANRRRVGRKRLTVA; encoded by the coding sequence ATGAAGCCAACATTCCGCCCACATCGCAAAAAACGCGTCCGTAAAATCGGATTCCGCGCCCGTTCGGCCACCAAAGGCGGACGCAAAGTCCTCGCCAACCGCCGCCGCGTAGGCCGCAAGCGTCTCACCGTCGCCTGA
- a CDS encoding RNHCP domain-containing protein, giving the protein MSHSSDFSQSSSSPARPRCSSRPAPWLKCRHCGGEFSLNAPGTRHRNHCPWCLWSVHLDNTPGDRQAGCGGGMEPIAVSARPDGEWLIVHQCKSCFAVHVNRIAGDDSERELLGLAVRPLRLAPFPI; this is encoded by the coding sequence ATGTCCCACTCTTCCGATTTTTCCCAATCCTCCTCTTCGCCCGCCCGTCCCCGGTGTTCGTCACGGCCGGCGCCGTGGCTGAAATGCCGTCATTGCGGCGGCGAATTTTCGCTCAATGCGCCCGGCACGCGCCACCGCAACCATTGCCCGTGGTGCCTCTGGAGCGTGCATCTCGACAACACTCCGGGCGACCGTCAGGCCGGCTGCGGCGGCGGCATGGAGCCGATCGCCGTCAGCGCGCGGCCGGACGGCGAGTGGCTGATCGTGCACCAGTGCAAAAGCTGCTTCGCGGTGCACGTCAATCGCATCGCCGGCGACGACAGCGAACGCGAGTTGCTCGGGCTGGCGGTCCGCCCTCTGCGCCTCGCGCCGTTTCCGATCTGA
- a CDS encoding SDR family NAD(P)-dependent oxidoreductase, which yields MNLQLENKLALVTASSGGIGLEIVRALAREGARVIVNGRSPASVEAGLASIRAGQPDARLEGLASDNGTAAGTEQTIACFPDVDILVNNLGIYEPVGFFDETDADWLRLFEVNILSGVRLARHYLKRMLEKKTGRIIFISSESAISPSPEMPHYGATKTMQLALSRSLAELAKGTQVTVNTIMPGSTMTEGVAKFVQELFPGLPLEEAGRRFMRENRPTSLIERLLEPKEIANFVAFVSSPLASGINGAALRVDGGLVRSVF from the coding sequence ATGAACCTCCAACTCGAAAACAAACTCGCCCTTGTCACCGCCTCCTCCGGCGGCATCGGGCTCGAAATCGTCCGCGCCCTCGCCCGCGAAGGCGCGCGCGTCATCGTCAACGGCCGTTCCCCCGCCAGCGTCGAGGCCGGCCTCGCCTCCATCCGCGCCGGGCAGCCCGATGCGCGGCTCGAAGGACTCGCCTCCGACAACGGCACCGCCGCCGGCACGGAGCAAACCATCGCGTGCTTTCCCGACGTGGACATCCTCGTCAACAACCTCGGCATCTACGAACCCGTGGGATTCTTCGACGAGACCGACGCCGACTGGCTCCGCCTGTTCGAGGTCAACATTCTCAGCGGCGTGCGCCTCGCCCGGCATTACCTCAAGCGCATGCTCGAAAAGAAAACCGGGCGCATCATCTTTATTTCCAGCGAGTCCGCCATCAGCCCCTCGCCCGAGATGCCGCACTACGGCGCGACCAAGACGATGCAGCTCGCCCTTTCCCGCAGCCTCGCCGAGTTGGCCAAGGGCACGCAGGTGACGGTCAACACCATCATGCCCGGATCGACCATGACCGAAGGCGTGGCGAAATTCGTGCAGGAGCTTTTCCCCGGCCTCCCGCTGGAGGAGGCGGGCCGCCGATTCATGCGCGAGAACCGGCCCACCTCGCTCATCGAGCGATTGCTTGAGCCGAAGGAGATCGCGAACTTCGTCGCCTTTGTGAGCAGCCCGCTGGCCTCCGGCATCAACGGCGCTGCCCTGCGCGTGGACGGCGGACTGGTGCGCAGCGTCTTCTGA
- the rmuC gene encoding DNA recombination protein RmuC, whose protein sequence is MPLSAVILPLLAAAIGAVLAWLFAASKRAVLAERLVARDDDNARLAAELDDARAQLAASETARERLAADLAAERTTLATERATAAEKLAALTDAHARLTAEFKALSADALKTNNAAFLDLAKTTLAQFQQKAEGDLAARQQAIDSLVKPLKESLEKVDGKINELEQTRARAYGQLGQQLESLNTAQLRLQTEAAKLSSAFRATSYAGSWGELQLRRVVELADMLPYCDFTEQETSDVGGLRADLVVRLPGGQRIVVDAKSPVQSYREAAEAADDAARAAKLAEHAQKIGRHIDTLGAKNYWEQFQPAPEFVVLFVPGDHFLTAALQADGTLLERAIAKKVLLATPTSLIALLKAAAYGWRQETVSQNAEEVSRLGRDLYDRITTFAEHLEKIGRNLEAAVKAYNQSVGSFESTVLPGARRFEELGAKGVKKLSETADPIESIPREVTKRE, encoded by the coding sequence ATGCCGCTTTCCGCCGTCATTCTCCCGCTCCTCGCCGCCGCCATCGGCGCGGTCCTCGCCTGGCTTTTCGCCGCCTCGAAACGCGCCGTGCTCGCCGAACGCCTCGTCGCCCGCGACGATGACAACGCCCGCCTCGCCGCCGAACTCGACGACGCCCGCGCGCAGCTCGCCGCGTCCGAAACCGCCCGCGAGCGCCTTGCCGCCGACCTCGCCGCCGAGCGCACCACCCTCGCGACCGAACGCGCCACCGCCGCCGAGAAACTCGCCGCGCTCACCGACGCCCACGCCCGCCTCACCGCCGAGTTCAAGGCGCTCTCCGCCGACGCCCTCAAGACCAACAACGCCGCCTTCCTCGACCTCGCCAAGACCACCCTCGCCCAGTTCCAGCAAAAAGCCGAGGGCGACCTCGCCGCCCGCCAGCAGGCCATCGACTCGCTGGTAAAGCCGCTCAAGGAATCGCTCGAAAAAGTGGACGGCAAAATTAACGAACTCGAGCAAACCCGCGCGCGCGCCTACGGCCAGCTTGGCCAGCAACTCGAATCGCTCAACACCGCGCAGCTCCGCCTCCAAACCGAGGCCGCCAAGCTCTCCAGCGCCTTCCGCGCCACCAGCTATGCCGGCAGTTGGGGCGAACTCCAGCTTCGCCGCGTGGTCGAGCTCGCCGACATGCTGCCCTACTGCGACTTCACCGAGCAGGAAACCTCTGACGTCGGCGGCCTCCGCGCCGACCTCGTCGTGCGCCTGCCCGGCGGCCAGCGCATCGTCGTCGATGCGAAATCGCCCGTGCAATCCTACCGCGAGGCCGCAGAAGCCGCCGATGACGCCGCGCGCGCTGCAAAACTCGCCGAGCACGCGCAGAAAATCGGCCGCCATATCGACACCCTCGGGGCGAAAAATTACTGGGAGCAATTCCAGCCCGCCCCCGAGTTCGTCGTCCTCTTCGTGCCCGGCGACCACTTCCTCACCGCCGCGCTCCAGGCCGACGGCACGCTCCTCGAACGCGCCATCGCGAAAAAAGTCCTGCTGGCCACGCCGACCTCGCTCATCGCGCTGCTCAAGGCCGCCGCCTACGGCTGGCGCCAGGAAACCGTCTCGCAAAATGCCGAGGAAGTCAGCCGTCTGGGCCGGGACCTCTACGACCGCATCACGACCTTTGCCGAGCACCTGGAAAAAATCGGACGCAACCTCGAAGCCGCCGTGAAAGCCTACAACCAGTCCGTCGGCTCCTTCGAGTCCACCGTCCTCCCCGGCGCGCGGCGCTTCGAGGAACTCGGCGCGAAAGGCGTGAAAAAACTCTCCGAGACCGCCGATCCCATCGAGTCCATCCCGCGCGAAGTCACCAAGCGCGAGTGA
- a CDS encoding YebC/PmpR family DNA-binding transcriptional regulator, whose translation MAGHSKWAKLKHFKGLVDAKRGKIFSRISRDITITAKAGGGDPNMNPRLRTLLLKARESNMPADNIDRAIKKGTGELPGVVFEDAIYEGYGPGGVAMMVKVTTDNKNRAAAAVRSVFTRYGGNLAGAGAVAFQFLHAGQFLIGKDNTTEDKLMEVALDAGADDVITTEEGFEVRCDIHAFDKIAQALEEAGIKTDSSEIAYIPTNTVPVDETVAASIEKLHDALDEIDDVQQVFSNEETPG comes from the coding sequence ATGGCAGGACATAGCAAATGGGCCAAATTAAAGCACTTCAAGGGCCTCGTTGACGCAAAACGGGGCAAAATCTTCTCGCGCATCTCGCGCGACATCACCATCACGGCCAAGGCCGGCGGCGGCGACCCCAACATGAACCCGCGCCTGCGCACCCTCCTGCTCAAGGCGCGCGAGTCCAACATGCCCGCCGACAACATCGACCGCGCCATCAAAAAAGGCACCGGGGAACTGCCGGGCGTCGTCTTCGAGGACGCCATCTACGAAGGCTACGGTCCCGGCGGCGTGGCCATGATGGTGAAAGTCACCACCGACAACAAAAACCGCGCCGCCGCCGCCGTGCGCAGCGTGTTCACCCGCTACGGCGGCAACCTCGCCGGCGCGGGCGCCGTGGCGTTCCAGTTCCTGCACGCCGGGCAGTTCCTGATTGGCAAGGACAACACCACCGAGGACAAGCTGATGGAAGTCGCGCTCGACGCCGGGGCCGACGACGTCATCACGACGGAGGAAGGCTTTGAGGTGCGCTGCGACATCCATGCCTTCGACAAGATTGCGCAAGCCTTGGAGGAAGCGGGCATCAAGACCGATTCCAGCGAAATCGCCTACATCCCGACGAACACGGTGCCGGTTGACGAGACCGTGGCGGCGTCCATCGAAAAGCTCCACGACGCCCTCGACGAGATCGACGACGTGCAGCAGGTTTTCTCCAACGAGGAAACCCCGGGCTGA
- the yidC gene encoding membrane protein insertase YidC, whose product MDKKNTIIGILLLITAFAVMYYGQQVAPPKPAPEITRPVGENQAPGPAQSTLPESSPSNAAFAALAETNTDASFVTLSNDFITARFTNYGGALRDVALRKYSRSEKSAEPYVFNQVHTAPMLALNGLAGLGYRMRYELVSSSATEVVYRTVFENRIEVTRGYRIVPGAGSADGKQDPYRIHHETTFRNLTDHTSSLPVTLNLGTTALISATDVGLYLNVAAYDGDGAQVIDRGNLEGGGFLSWIGLRNNPPKSEFVQPGNTVWGAVKNQFFTSIYTPAKPGTGITVRRVELPPIAGNSRANTGLTATMTLEPVSLAPAAESAISGDLYVGPKEYARLSKFEQRQDKVMQYDRYFFNRIFFSGLIAPFMYSIMNWMHGFVGNWGLAIVLMTLLLKVVTLPFTLAASRSAKRMQKIQPEMQALREKYKDNPQKMQKETMALFKKHRVNPMGGCLPIFITMPLFIAFFVMLQGTAELRFQPFLWTGDLSAPDTVARIFGLPINIMPLLMGATMIVQMRLTPSPSVDNAQVKMMKFMPVIFTLICYNFSCALALYSTINGLFTIGQQLVVNRMKDPAESAPAAQAAPKTDRKGRPIINVTPKKK is encoded by the coding sequence ATGGACAAAAAAAACACCATCATCGGCATCCTGCTGCTTATCACCGCGTTTGCGGTGATGTATTACGGCCAGCAAGTCGCGCCGCCCAAGCCCGCGCCGGAAATCACGCGTCCGGTCGGTGAAAATCAGGCTCCCGGCCCCGCGCAGAGCACGCTGCCCGAGTCGTCGCCCTCGAACGCCGCCTTTGCCGCGCTCGCCGAAACCAACACCGACGCCAGTTTCGTCACCCTCTCGAACGACTTCATCACCGCCCGCTTCACCAACTACGGCGGCGCGCTCCGCGACGTGGCGTTGAGAAAATACAGCCGCTCCGAGAAAAGCGCCGAACCCTACGTGTTCAACCAGGTGCACACCGCGCCCATGCTCGCGCTCAACGGCCTCGCCGGGCTCGGATACCGGATGCGCTACGAACTCGTCAGCTCGTCGGCCACCGAGGTCGTCTATCGCACCGTGTTTGAAAACCGCATCGAGGTCACGCGCGGCTACCGCATCGTCCCCGGCGCGGGCTCCGCGGACGGCAAACAGGATCCCTACCGTATCCATCACGAAACTACATTCCGCAACCTCACCGACCACACCTCGTCGCTGCCCGTCACGCTCAATCTCGGCACCACCGCGCTCATCAGCGCGACCGACGTCGGCCTCTACCTGAATGTCGCCGCCTACGACGGGGACGGCGCGCAGGTCATCGATCGCGGCAATCTCGAGGGCGGCGGCTTCCTCAGCTGGATCGGCCTGCGCAACAACCCGCCGAAATCCGAGTTTGTCCAGCCGGGCAACACCGTCTGGGGCGCGGTGAAAAACCAGTTTTTCACCAGCATCTACACGCCCGCCAAGCCCGGCACCGGCATCACTGTGCGCCGCGTCGAGCTGCCGCCGATCGCCGGCAACAGCCGCGCCAACACCGGCCTCACCGCCACCATGACGCTCGAGCCCGTGTCCCTCGCGCCCGCCGCCGAAAGCGCCATCAGCGGCGACCTCTACGTCGGCCCGAAGGAATACGCCCGCCTCTCCAAGTTCGAGCAGCGCCAGGACAAGGTCATGCAGTATGACCGCTATTTCTTCAACCGCATCTTCTTCAGCGGGCTCATCGCCCCGTTCATGTATTCCATCATGAACTGGATGCACGGCTTCGTGGGCAACTGGGGCCTGGCCATCGTGCTCATGACGCTCCTGTTGAAAGTCGTAACGCTGCCCTTCACGCTCGCCGCCTCCCGCTCCGCCAAGCGCATGCAGAAAATCCAGCCCGAGATGCAGGCGCTGCGCGAGAAATACAAGGACAACCCGCAGAAGATGCAGAAGGAGACAATGGCGCTCTTCAAAAAACACCGTGTGAACCCGATGGGCGGCTGCCTCCCCATCTTCATCACCATGCCGCTCTTCATCGCCTTCTTCGTCATGCTGCAAGGCACCGCCGAACTCCGCTTCCAGCCCTTCCTCTGGACGGGAGATCTCTCCGCGCCCGACACGGTCGCGCGCATCTTCGGCCTGCCGATCAACATCATGCCGCTCCTCATGGGTGCGACCATGATTGTCCAGATGCGCCTCACCCCGTCGCCCTCCGTGGACAACGCGCAGGTGAAAATGATGAAGTTCATGCCCGTGATTTTCACGCTCATCTGCTACAACTTCTCGTGCGCCCTCGCGCTCTATTCGACCATCAACGGCCTCTTCACCATCGGCCAGCAACTCGTCGTCAACCGCATGAAAGACCCCGCCGAGTCCGCTCCGGCCGCCCAAGCCGCCCCGAAGACCGACCGGAAAGGCCGCCCGATCATCAACGTCACGCCGAAGAAAAAGTAA
- a CDS encoding CDP-alcohol phosphatidyltransferase family protein, whose product MNINEKSSATPAGRRPIKARGSRWAAGIAAMLAGVPVKPNTISIFSVVFAGIAGACFAATAWPRAASSASVVAMLFVCGALCVQMRLLCNLFDGMVAVEGGFQTKSGEIFNELPDRFADALVLIGLGYAADVFRFGMELGYVAAVLAVITAYVRALGAAAGAGHHFMGPMAKQHRMAAATIASLLSAVAAFWSWQGWVAVAALGVMIAGMLVTIARRARRVVRVLENK is encoded by the coding sequence ATGAACATCAATGAGAAATCAAGCGCGACACCGGCGGGCAGGCGCCCGATCAAGGCGCGCGGCAGCCGTTGGGCGGCCGGAATCGCGGCCATGCTCGCGGGCGTGCCGGTAAAGCCGAACACCATCTCGATTTTCAGTGTGGTGTTTGCCGGCATCGCGGGCGCGTGTTTCGCGGCCACCGCATGGCCGCGCGCGGCTTCGTCGGCATCCGTCGTCGCGATGCTTTTTGTCTGCGGGGCGCTTTGCGTGCAAATGCGCCTGCTCTGCAACCTGTTCGACGGCATGGTTGCCGTCGAGGGCGGTTTCCAGACGAAATCCGGCGAGATTTTTAATGAACTGCCGGACCGTTTCGCGGATGCGCTCGTTCTCATCGGCCTCGGTTATGCCGCGGATGTGTTCCGATTTGGAATGGAGCTTGGCTATGTCGCGGCGGTGCTGGCCGTCATCACCGCATATGTGCGCGCGCTCGGCGCGGCGGCGGGCGCGGGACACCATTTCATGGGGCCGATGGCGAAGCAGCATCGCATGGCCGCTGCCACAATCGCGTCGCTCCTTTCCGCAGTCGCCGCCTTTTGGTCGTGGCAGGGGTGGGTCGCCGTGGCCGCACTCGGTGTCATGATCGCGGGCATGCTGGTCACAATCGCCCGCCGTGCGCGCCGGGTGGTTCGCGTGCTCGAAAACAAATAG
- the yidD gene encoding membrane protein insertion efficiency factor YidD has product MPQSVLLALIKLYQRTLSPVLPVVFGPACGCRFYPTCSHYAAEAVRTHGALRGSLLAVLRLLKCTPLHPGGIDPVPPAPRCRRVEAGTSPSLNLNS; this is encoded by the coding sequence ATTCCGCAATCGGTGCTGCTCGCCCTGATAAAACTCTACCAGCGCACGCTTTCGCCCGTGCTCCCGGTTGTGTTTGGCCCCGCGTGCGGCTGCCGTTTTTATCCGACCTGCTCCCATTACGCCGCCGAGGCCGTGCGCACGCACGGCGCGTTGCGCGGCTCGCTGCTCGCCGTCCTCCGCCTGCTCAAATGCACCCCCCTGCATCCCGGCGGCATCGACCCCGTGCCGCCCGCCCCGCGCTGCCGCCGCGTGGAGGCCGGGACATCGCCCTCCTTGAATCTCAATTCTTGA
- the rnpA gene encoding ribonuclease P protein component: MRFRPQQHVRRQRDFREIREKGRRHDCGGFVLWYCRAAGAEVTSDKYQVTGTPAATTAAAGTPLDTCHLPLDTSAPLPARLGVVASSSAVGGAVRRARAKRRLREIFRRNQHLVPPGCDILLVARRAINQLEYRVMEQRFIDACRRIFKPSSDSQ, translated from the coding sequence ATGCGCTTCCGTCCTCAACAGCATGTGAGGCGGCAGCGCGACTTCCGCGAGATTCGCGAAAAGGGCCGCCGCCATGATTGCGGCGGCTTTGTGTTGTGGTATTGCCGCGCCGCTGGCGCGGAAGTGACAAGTGACAAGTATCAAGTGACAGGAACCCCCGCCGCCACCACTGCCGCCGCAGGCACTCCACTTGATACTTGCCACTTGCCACTTGATACTTCCGCGCCGCTGCCGGCGCGGCTCGGCGTCGTCGCCTCCTCTTCCGCCGTCGGCGGAGCCGTGCGCCGTGCGCGCGCGAAACGCCGTCTCCGCGAGATCTTTCGCCGCAACCAGCACCTCGTGCCACCCGGCTGCGATATCCTGCTCGTGGCGCGACGCGCAATCAATCAGCTTGAATATCGCGTGATGGAGCAAAGATTCATCGACGCTTGTCGTCGCATATTCAAACCGTCATCCGATTCGCAGTGA
- a CDS encoding phosphatidate cytidylyltransferase, which yields MSLLADPQFCRLSLGIAGLLAVASLIGTALAFRARALPADDARRATIANLNARIRAWWVMAAVFGGALVAGRIAVVVLFGLLSLVALREFITLAPTRRGDHRALFWAFFIITPAHYYFVGAEWYGMFVLFIPVYAFLFLPVRAAIEGDCGHFLERTAIIQWGLMACVYCMSYAPAVLGLHLSVKQTVEMRTVENARLLVFLVAVVQLSDVFQYCWGKTLGRHKIAPTVSPGKTWEGFAGGILTVSALGAALWWATPFTPLQAGGISLALALAGFAGGLVMSAIKRDRGVKDYGAVIEGHGGVMDRLDSLCFAAPVFFHIVRFWF from the coding sequence ATGAGCCTTCTCGCTGATCCGCAATTTTGCCGGCTCTCCCTCGGCATCGCAGGCCTGCTCGCAGTCGCCTCCCTCATTGGCACGGCGCTGGCATTTCGCGCGCGGGCACTGCCCGCGGACGACGCACGGCGCGCCACCATTGCCAATCTCAACGCCCGCATCCGCGCGTGGTGGGTGATGGCCGCCGTCTTCGGGGGCGCGCTTGTGGCCGGGCGCATCGCCGTCGTGGTGCTTTTCGGGCTGCTGTCGCTGGTCGCGCTGCGTGAATTTATCACGCTCGCACCGACGCGCCGGGGCGATCATCGGGCGCTGTTTTGGGCGTTCTTCATCATCACGCCGGCGCATTACTATTTCGTGGGGGCCGAATGGTATGGCATGTTTGTCCTGTTCATCCCCGTCTATGCCTTCCTGTTTTTGCCGGTGCGTGCCGCGATCGAGGGCGATTGCGGGCATTTTCTTGAGCGAACGGCAATAATCCAATGGGGGCTTATGGCATGTGTGTATTGCATGAGCTACGCGCCCGCCGTGCTGGGCTTGCATTTGTCCGTGAAACAAACCGTCGAAATGCGGACGGTCGAAAACGCCAGGCTTCTGGTTTTCCTCGTGGCCGTCGTGCAACTAAGCGACGTGTTCCAATATTGCTGGGGCAAAACACTCGGGCGCCACAAAATCGCGCCAACGGTAAGTCCGGGCAAAACATGGGAGGGCTTTGCAGGCGGCATTCTCACCGTGTCCGCGCTGGGTGCCGCGCTTTGGTGGGCGACGCCGTTCACTCCCTTGCAGGCGGGCGGCATTTCGCTCGCGCTCGCGCTCGCGGGTTTCGCGGGTGGACTTGTGATGTCGGCAATCAAAAGGGACCGCGGCGTGAAAGACTACGGCGCGGTCATCGAAGGACACGGAGGCGTCATGGATCGCCTTGACTCCCTCTGCTTCGCCGCGCCGGTGTTCTTCCATATCGTGCGGTTCTGGTTCTGA